The Lutibacter profundi genome includes a region encoding these proteins:
- a CDS encoding phospho-sugar mutase, protein MSTILEKAKLWLSNTFDATTQQEIKELITNNPEQLTERFYKNLEFGTGGMRGVMGAGTNRINKYTLGKATQGLSNYLKQSFPNKPLKVAIAYDCRHNSQSFAKIVANVLSANNIQVYLFEDMRPTPELSFTVRHLGCDAGIVLTASHNPPEYNGYKVYWNDGGQIVPPNDINIINEVNSLDFSEINFNTNENLIEYVGKEIDDAFITASVKNGTFNVKGRENLKIVFTSLHGTSIKIIPFALAKAGYTDVNIVEEQREPNGDFPTVTSPNPEEPAALKMATDLAEKINADIVIGTDPDSDRIGIAVRNLEGNMILLNGNQTMSVMTDFLIKNWQKQGLLNGKQFVGSTIVSTNLVNKIAESYGVETKVGLTGFKWIAKMIRDAEGKQDFIGGGEESFGYMVGGFVRDKDAVTATLLACEIAANAKVTKSSFYKELLKLYVKHNFYKEHLIAIVKKGMDGAEIISKMMIELRKNPLKEIDGSKVTYLYDYQASSKTNLRTGKVEPINVEKSNVLIYHTEDGTKVAARPSGTEPKIKFYFSVNLPLDAIENSKAIEAKLDAKIQRIIKEMKLD, encoded by the coding sequence ATGAGCACAATTTTAGAAAAAGCCAAGCTTTGGCTGTCCAACACTTTTGATGCCACTACACAACAAGAAATTAAAGAACTCATCACTAATAATCCCGAACAATTAACCGAACGTTTTTACAAAAACTTAGAATTTGGCACAGGCGGAATGCGTGGTGTTATGGGAGCAGGTACTAACCGAATTAACAAATATACTTTAGGTAAAGCTACCCAAGGTTTATCAAATTACTTAAAACAATCGTTCCCTAATAAACCCTTAAAAGTAGCAATTGCTTATGATTGCCGCCACAATAGTCAATCATTCGCTAAAATAGTTGCCAATGTGCTGTCTGCCAATAATATACAGGTTTATTTATTTGAAGATATGCGGCCAACACCTGAATTATCATTCACCGTAAGGCATTTAGGCTGTGATGCAGGAATTGTATTAACAGCTTCTCACAATCCCCCAGAATATAACGGATATAAAGTTTATTGGAATGATGGCGGACAAATTGTTCCTCCAAATGATATTAATATTATCAACGAAGTAAATAGTTTAGATTTTTCTGAAATTAATTTCAATACCAATGAAAACCTAATTGAATATGTTGGTAAAGAAATTGATGATGCATTTATAACTGCTTCTGTAAAAAATGGCACTTTTAATGTAAAAGGAAGAGAAAATCTAAAAATTGTTTTTACTTCATTACACGGAACCTCTATTAAAATAATTCCGTTTGCCCTTGCAAAAGCAGGCTATACAGATGTTAATATTGTTGAAGAACAACGAGAACCAAATGGTGATTTTCCAACTGTTACTTCTCCAAATCCCGAAGAACCAGCGGCTTTAAAAATGGCTACAGATTTAGCCGAGAAAATAAATGCTGATATTGTAATTGGAACCGATCCTGATAGTGATAGAATAGGAATTGCTGTAAGAAATTTAGAAGGTAATATGATTCTTTTAAATGGGAATCAAACAATGAGTGTAATGACCGATTTTTTGATTAAAAATTGGCAAAAACAAGGGCTATTAAATGGAAAACAATTTGTAGGTTCAACCATAGTGTCAACTAATTTAGTCAATAAAATTGCCGAAAGTTATGGCGTTGAAACCAAAGTTGGTTTAACAGGATTTAAGTGGATTGCCAAAATGATACGTGATGCTGAAGGCAAACAAGATTTTATAGGTGGTGGAGAAGAAAGCTTTGGCTATATGGTTGGTGGTTTTGTTCGTGATAAAGACGCTGTAACTGCTACTTTATTAGCTTGTGAAATTGCAGCAAATGCAAAAGTAACTAAAAGTTCATTTTACAAAGAATTACTTAAATTATATGTGAAACATAATTTTTACAAAGAACATTTAATTGCTATTGTGAAAAAAGGAATGGACGGCGCTGAAATTATTAGTAAAATGATGATTGAATTACGTAAAAACCCTTTAAAAGAAATTGACGGTTCAAAAGTAACGTATTTATATGATTATCAAGCTTCAAGTAAAACCAATTTACGAACGGGTAAAGTTGAGCCTATCAATGTTGAAAAATCTAATGTCTTAATTTATCATACTGAAGATGGTACAAAAGTTGCTGCACGACCAAGCGGAACAGAACCAAAAATAAAATTCTATTTTAGCGTAAATTTACCTTTAGACGCTATTGAAAATTCTAAAGCAATTGA